In Taeniopygia guttata chromosome 2, bTaeGut7.mat, whole genome shotgun sequence, one genomic interval encodes:
- the GALR1 gene encoding galanin receptor type 1: MELGEPPAAPLNLSRTAAETLRGEFNLSGLPEAEGKPLFGIGIENFITLIVFGLIFTLGVLGNTLVITVLARSKPGKRRSTTNIFILNLSIADLAYLLFCIPFQSTVYVLPTWVLGAFICKFIHYFFTISMLVSIFTLSAMSVDRYVAIVHSRRSSALRVPRNAMLGVGLIWALSFAMASPVAHHQRIFHRETSNQTFCWEFWPNPRHKKVYVICTFVFGYLLPLLLISFCYAKVLNHLHKKLKNMSKKSEASKKKTAQTVLVVVVVFGISWLPHHVIHLWAEFGVFPLTQASFLFRVTAHCLAYSNSSVNPIIYAFLSENFRKAYKQVFKCQIGNESLLNDAKENKSRIDTPPSTNCTHV; this comes from the exons ATGGAGCTAGGAGAGCCCCCGGCGGCACCCCTCAACCTGTCCCGAACCGCGGCAGAGACTCTCCGCGGGGAGTTCAACCTGTCCGGGCTGCCGGAGGCGGAGGGGAAGCCCCTCTTCGGCATCGGCATCGAGAACTTCATCACCTTAATCGTTTTCGGCTTAATCTTcaccctgggggtgctgggcaACACTCTGGTGATCACGGTGCTGGCAAGGAGCAAGCCGGGCAAGCGCCGAAGCACCACCAACATCTTCATCCTCAACCTGAGCATCGCTGACCTGGCCTACCTGCTCTTCTGCATCCCCTTCCAGTCCACGGTCTACGTGCTCCCCACCTGGGTGCTGGGAGCCTTCATCTGCAAGTTCATCCACTACTTCTTCACCATCTCCATGCTGGTGAGCATCTTCACACTCTCGGCCATGTCTGTGGACCGGTACGTGGCCATCGTGCACTCCCGACGCTCCTCAGCCTTGCGTGTTCCCCGCAACGCAATGTTGGGTGTGGGGCTCATCTGGGCGCTCTCCTTCGCCATGGCCTCGCCTGTGGCTCACCACCAGCGCATCTTCCACCGTGAGACCAGCAACCAGACCTTCTGCTGGGAGTTCTGGCCCAACCCACGCCACAAGAAGGTCTACGTGATTTGCACATTCGTCTTCGGAtatctgctgccactgctgctcaTCTCCTTCTGCTATGCCAAG GTTCTTAATCATCTGCATAAGAAGTTGAAAAACATGTCAAAGAAGTCAGAAGCATCCAAGAAAAAG ACAGCACAGACTGTGTTGGTGGTGGTAGTGGTTTTTGGCATCTCCTGGCTGCCTCATCATGTGATCCATCTCTGGGCTGAATTTGGAGTTTTCCCACTGACTCAAGCCTCCTTTCTCTTCAGGGTAACTGCACACTGCCTGGCTTACAGCAATTCTTCTGTGAACCCAATCATATATGCATTTCTATCTGAAAATTTTAGGAAGGCCTACAAACAAGTCTTCAAATGCCAGATTGGTAATGAGTCGCTTCTGAATGATgctaaggaaaataaaagtcgGATAGATACACCACCCTCTACCAATTGTACCCATGTGTGA